One segment of Pontibacter akesuensis DNA contains the following:
- a CDS encoding haloacid dehalogenase type II, with amino-acid sequence MPDNILNSSKSRPAVLLFDVNETLLDLSDMQRAVNKTFDNELAFKLWFSHLLEYALVENATNEYHTFSEVGQAAMKMVTKVIGQDVPEAKQKELVEMVKQTQPHPDVIPGLKKLQEAGFRMATLTNSPSKSSIPHLESVGLKEFFEETFSVDSVKKFKPDSSPYQYAADQLGVQLGDVMMVAAHGWDMAGALRAGARAAFLSRPGQTLYPLAPEPELTAPTLSELADKLVKLG; translated from the coding sequence ATGCCTGACAACATACTTAACTCCTCTAAAAGCCGCCCGGCGGTTTTACTTTTCGACGTAAACGAAACCCTGCTGGACCTTTCGGACATGCAACGGGCTGTGAACAAGACCTTCGATAATGAGCTCGCTTTTAAACTATGGTTTTCGCACCTGCTGGAGTATGCTTTGGTGGAGAACGCAACAAACGAGTACCACACCTTCAGTGAGGTAGGCCAGGCGGCGATGAAAATGGTGACAAAAGTTATTGGCCAGGATGTGCCGGAGGCAAAGCAAAAAGAGCTGGTGGAGATGGTAAAGCAGACGCAACCGCATCCCGATGTGATTCCCGGCCTTAAAAAGCTGCAGGAGGCGGGCTTTCGGATGGCTACGCTCACCAACTCTCCCTCCAAATCAAGTATACCGCACCTCGAAAGCGTGGGCCTGAAAGAATTCTTCGAGGAGACCTTCAGCGTGGACAGCGTGAAAAAGTTTAAGCCCGACAGCAGCCCCTATCAGTATGCAGCGGATCAACTGGGTGTGCAATTGGGTGACGTGATGATGGTGGCTGCGCATGGCTGGGATATGGCCGGAGCTTTGCGTGCCGGTGCCCGTGCGGCCTTCCTTTCCCGCCCGGGCCAAACACTTTACCCGCTGGCCCCGGAACCGGAACTAACCGCGCCGACACTTTCGGAACTGGCGGATAAGCTGGTGAAGTTGGGTTGA
- a CDS encoding O-methyltransferase — MSKIGFYIANLVKRVQNYSRFKNVFLQRLPQRFHGAARLLFYHTFTADEKKLATEIESFRSRIPALTTDKEIYSYTSPHSNTFQTDEAGNALPGEYVGSAAEAHMKTGSSTFNGILLRRIVAGAGVKKILELGTNTGFSGSYFLSVPGTELVTIEGSDALCAIAKQNMDRFSDKHRIMNMLFDEAITQLLAEAETFDCVFIDGQHEQKATLHYTQRVLPMLKPGALIVHDDIYWSEDMHQGWQHMVQDPQFSETVDLFYKGICVVGNGSGTKAHYDIGEYLPRPEIFRKNW, encoded by the coding sequence ATGAGCAAGATTGGCTTTTATATAGCAAACCTGGTGAAGCGGGTGCAGAACTACAGCAGGTTTAAGAATGTATTTCTGCAGCGCCTGCCGCAGCGGTTTCATGGGGCGGCCAGGCTGCTGTTCTACCACACCTTCACGGCCGACGAAAAAAAACTGGCTACGGAGATCGAGAGCTTCCGTTCCAGAATTCCCGCCCTTACCACCGACAAGGAAATCTACAGCTATACGTCGCCGCACTCCAACACCTTTCAGACAGACGAAGCAGGGAATGCCCTGCCAGGCGAATATGTAGGCAGCGCGGCAGAAGCCCATATGAAAACGGGCTCCTCCACGTTCAACGGCATTCTGCTGCGCCGCATCGTGGCAGGCGCAGGCGTGAAAAAGATTCTGGAACTGGGCACCAACACCGGCTTTTCGGGCAGTTACTTTCTGTCTGTGCCGGGCACTGAGCTGGTAACGATTGAAGGCTCTGATGCCCTGTGTGCCATTGCCAAGCAGAACATGGACCGCTTTTCAGACAAGCACCGCATCATGAACATGTTGTTTGACGAAGCCATCACGCAACTGCTGGCTGAGGCCGAAACGTTTGACTGCGTGTTTATAGACGGGCAGCACGAGCAGAAGGCCACCCTGCACTACACGCAGCGCGTGTTGCCGATGCTGAAGCCGGGCGCGCTCATCGTGCACGACGATATCTACTGGTCGGAGGATATGCACCAGGGTTGGCAGCACATGGTGCAGGACCCGCAGTTCTCCGAAACGGTTGATTTGTTCTATAAAGGCATCTGCGTGGTAGGCAACGGCTCCGGCACCAAAGCGCATTACGACATCGGCGAGTACCTGCCACGGCCAGAGATCTTCCGCAAGAACTGGTAG
- a CDS encoding sensor histidine kinase, producing MKKISYLAKYAELILHLGFWVILIGFLLANFWADRAFEIPYQMEPSDFEEIILMEAHSRQMELWNSLFLIVFKAAFFYVNVYLIFPRYKNAVNKWRYLLPLGMSFGWCFMAEVLLYTLTENNFLLSGYDEFDWSLDYNVLTDGVLAFLLVLAASFAYWATKEWLQHKEGLQKLDVTTAELALLKNQVNPHFLFNTLNNLFSMAIEKNADELAQSIAQLTQLMRYSIYESHVPYIELYREVEYIENYIKLQKLRFSGDEDITIQFDVEGDTQQVRISPMLLINFVENAFKHGVSLKQQSYILIDLRTTESELYFTVENTIHRQNKTASVAHAGFGQEHVKKLLQLQYPNRHTLTITEEGNVYKSTLRLQLQKTQVAVTALQ from the coding sequence ATGAAAAAAATATCCTACCTGGCAAAGTATGCCGAGCTGATCCTGCACCTGGGTTTCTGGGTTATACTTATCGGCTTCCTTTTAGCAAACTTTTGGGCTGATAGAGCCTTTGAAATTCCGTATCAGATGGAGCCCTCTGACTTTGAAGAAATTATACTTATGGAAGCCCACTCCCGGCAGATGGAGCTCTGGAACAGCTTGTTTCTGATCGTGTTTAAAGCCGCCTTCTTTTATGTGAACGTGTACCTGATCTTCCCGAGGTACAAAAACGCTGTTAACAAGTGGAGGTACCTGTTGCCGCTGGGCATGAGCTTTGGTTGGTGCTTTATGGCGGAGGTGCTGCTGTATACTTTAACTGAAAACAACTTCCTGCTTTCTGGGTATGATGAGTTTGACTGGAGCTTAGATTACAATGTGTTAACCGATGGAGTGCTCGCTTTTCTGTTGGTGCTGGCGGCTTCGTTTGCTTATTGGGCAACCAAGGAGTGGCTGCAGCACAAGGAGGGGCTACAGAAGTTGGATGTAACCACAGCCGAACTGGCCCTGCTGAAAAACCAGGTGAACCCGCACTTCCTGTTCAACACGCTCAACAACCTGTTCTCGATGGCTATTGAGAAGAATGCGGATGAGTTGGCGCAAAGCATAGCACAGCTCACACAGCTCATGCGTTACTCTATCTACGAAAGCCACGTGCCCTATATCGAGCTGTACCGCGAGGTGGAGTACATCGAAAATTACATCAAGCTCCAGAAGCTGCGTTTTTCCGGAGATGAAGACATCACCATTCAGTTTGATGTGGAGGGAGATACCCAGCAAGTGCGGATATCCCCTATGTTGCTGATCAATTTTGTGGAAAACGCATTTAAGCACGGGGTAAGCCTGAAGCAGCAGTCCTATATCCTGATAGACCTAAGAACAACTGAAAGCGAGCTCTACTTTACAGTAGAAAATACAATTCATCGGCAAAACAAGACAGCATCGGTAGCGCATGCAGGTTTTGGCCAGGAGCACGTTAAAAAGCTGCTGCAGTTGCAGTACCCAAACCGCCATACCCTCACGATTACCGAAGAAGGAAATGTCTATAAATCAACGTTGCGGCTGCAGTTGCAGAAGACCCAGGTAGCTGTAACAGCGCTGCAGTAG
- a CDS encoding YybH family protein, with amino-acid sequence MKRLNAINRGAILAAALLFLGCNQSDTSTAAETTVAEQADFARVVPTLQGITKDWNSGNLDQFLTVYDSAATFMLPSGPVGVKEMKGYYQEAFTTDGTPTSTLRFDSLQVQPLGQQHALVTGRYVLTAQDSTQQSGRYTLVMENTDGGWKILHDHSN; translated from the coding sequence ATGAAACGCTTGAATGCCATCAACCGCGGCGCCATACTTGCCGCTGCACTCTTATTCTTAGGCTGTAATCAGTCTGATACATCAACCGCAGCAGAAACTACCGTAGCAGAACAAGCTGACTTCGCCCGGGTAGTTCCGACACTGCAGGGCATCACCAAAGACTGGAATAGCGGCAACCTGGACCAGTTCCTGACCGTGTATGACAGCGCCGCCACCTTTATGCTGCCAAGTGGGCCGGTTGGAGTAAAGGAGATGAAAGGCTACTACCAGGAGGCGTTCACCACGGACGGCACGCCTACCTCCACGCTACGCTTCGACAGCCTGCAAGTACAGCCGCTAGGGCAGCAGCATGCCTTGGTTACAGGCCGCTATGTCCTCACTGCCCAAGACTCCACGCAGCAAAGCGGCCGTTATACGCTGGTAATGGAAAACACCGATGGAGGCTGGAAAATCCTGCATGATCACTCCAACTAA
- a CDS encoding sterol desaturase family protein, whose protein sequence is MAISQFGWFYLLLTLRYVVIAGLAFLLFYTLMPKKFARRKIQALFPKRQDYVREVSHSFFTFLIFAAVGVLLASDAVLPHTQIYTEVAEYGWPYFIVSVLLALVVHDTYFYWTHRLMHHPKLFKLFHLTHHKSTNPSPWAAFAFSPLEAVVEASVILVIAFLLPIHPLAIALFLLLMTVYNVYGHLGYEIYPKWLVSSSVGKWLNTSTNHNMHHKYFKGNYGLYFRFWDEWLHTTHPNYDKTLAKLVDPQKVQAVQQAQVVEL, encoded by the coding sequence ATGGCGATTAGTCAATTTGGGTGGTTTTATTTGCTGCTGACGCTGCGCTACGTGGTGATAGCGGGGCTGGCCTTTTTGCTGTTTTATACGTTGATGCCTAAAAAGTTTGCCCGGCGCAAGATACAGGCCCTGTTCCCGAAGCGGCAGGATTACGTGCGGGAGGTAAGCCACTCCTTCTTCACCTTTCTCATATTCGCGGCGGTAGGCGTTCTGCTTGCCTCGGATGCGGTGCTGCCCCACACGCAGATTTACACAGAGGTAGCTGAGTATGGCTGGCCATACTTTATCGTGAGCGTGCTGCTGGCGCTGGTGGTGCACGATACCTATTTCTACTGGACGCACCGCCTGATGCATCATCCCAAACTGTTTAAGCTGTTTCACCTCACCCACCATAAATCAACCAACCCGTCGCCGTGGGCGGCCTTTGCCTTTAGCCCGTTGGAGGCGGTGGTAGAGGCAAGCGTTATACTTGTCATCGCTTTCCTGCTCCCGATTCACCCGCTGGCCATTGCGCTATTCCTGCTACTGATGACGGTGTACAACGTGTACGGGCACCTGGGCTATGAAATTTACCCGAAATGGCTGGTCAGCAGCAGCGTGGGCAAATGGCTGAACACCTCCACCAACCACAACATGCACCACAAGTACTTTAAAGGCAACTATGGCCTGTACTTCAGGTTTTGGGATGAATGGCTGCACACCACGCACCCGAACTACGATAAAACGCTGGCGAAGCTGGTGGACCCACAAAAGGTACAGGCGGTGCAGCAGGCGCAAGTTGTTGAATTGTGA
- a CDS encoding LytR/AlgR family response regulator transcription factor gives MKCIAIDDEPKALSVIAHYAQKVPSLQLVQTFRSSIDALEYLTSEQVDFIFLDINMPDLTGIEFLRALPQPPMVIFTTAYSEYAVESYDWDTVGYLLKPIDFQKFLKAVNKAAMALKLRGKPTTDTAASSAEFIRVKSGIQTYQLKLDDILYLEASGNYVTFVTSGKKITTLSSLTELQKQLPTSRFLRVHKSFMVSLPHVEVFESYQVRIAGTEVPVGRTFREALLEVFKQ, from the coding sequence ATGAAATGCATTGCCATAGATGATGAACCCAAAGCCCTGTCGGTGATAGCGCATTATGCGCAAAAGGTGCCTTCCTTGCAGTTGGTGCAAACGTTCAGAAGCAGTATAGATGCCCTGGAGTACCTTACCAGCGAGCAGGTGGATTTCATTTTCCTGGACATCAACATGCCCGACCTAACCGGCATTGAGTTTCTGAGGGCACTGCCACAGCCACCCATGGTTATCTTCACGACTGCCTATTCTGAATATGCCGTAGAAAGCTATGACTGGGACACGGTTGGCTATCTGCTAAAGCCCATCGATTTTCAGAAGTTTCTGAAGGCTGTAAACAAGGCGGCTATGGCACTTAAGCTAAGAGGCAAACCCACAACAGATACGGCGGCAAGCAGTGCCGAATTTATACGTGTGAAAAGCGGCATTCAAACATACCAGCTCAAACTGGATGATATTTTGTACTTAGAAGCCTCCGGCAACTACGTCACATTCGTGACAAGCGGCAAAAAGATTACCACCCTCAGCAGCCTTACAGAGCTACAGAAGCAGCTACCGACCAGCCGGTTCCTGAGAGTCCACAAGTCATTTATGGTATCGCTGCCGCACGTGGAGGTGTTCGAAAGTTACCAGGTGCGCATCGCAGGCACTGAAGTGCCTGTCGGCCGAACCTTTCGTGAGGCTTTACTAGAGGTGTTTAAGCAGTAG
- a CDS encoding serine hydrolase domain-containing protein, which translates to MKKVILLLSPLLLLLACKSTEQIVPNGAATHASIKPKQRSSFDDSWMRSKIDSALKANNIPALSVGVISDGELWLYDGFGLKKREGEAAADEHTLYQIGSQTKMLTGIIVNRLVLERKLDLDASIVTYLPGVFNNQTREKLHAVTLRNLLQHKAGLPGIAPSDHRIDGDPMLVPYTELDLLKDLDELELAFAPGTDFSYSNMGYALVGYICERVSGQKYETLLQEYVAKPYQLTNTTTELAVHQQELLATPYRKDARNIETKPFIMGKLTSAGGVYSSVADLSRLMAAQLEAYRMLGQTEEQSPLVLTDSATPDKKEYGFGLVRNVDERGVRYGHGGDLDGFASSYVFVPEHNVGLLLLTSSGGRWFGALEKELVIKLVAEAKQAKNKSVTTR; encoded by the coding sequence ATGAAAAAAGTTATCTTACTACTCAGTCCGCTACTGCTCTTGCTTGCCTGCAAAAGCACTGAACAAATTGTACCTAATGGTGCTGCAACCCATGCAAGTATAAAACCGAAGCAGCGCAGCAGTTTTGATGACAGCTGGATGCGCAGCAAGATAGATAGCGCGCTAAAAGCAAATAATATTCCGGCGCTTTCAGTTGGAGTAATCAGTGATGGGGAACTGTGGCTGTATGATGGCTTTGGCTTAAAAAAACGGGAAGGCGAGGCAGCTGCAGATGAGCATACACTTTATCAGATCGGCTCTCAAACCAAAATGCTGACAGGTATAATTGTGAACAGGCTGGTGCTGGAGCGGAAGCTGGATTTAGACGCAAGTATAGTTACCTATCTGCCGGGCGTGTTCAACAACCAAACAAGAGAAAAGCTGCATGCCGTAACACTTAGAAACCTGCTGCAGCACAAGGCTGGGCTGCCAGGAATAGCACCAAGCGACCACCGCATCGACGGTGACCCAATGCTTGTTCCCTATACGGAGCTGGACCTGCTAAAAGACCTGGATGAACTGGAGCTTGCCTTTGCGCCTGGCACCGACTTTAGCTACTCCAATATGGGGTATGCCTTGGTTGGATATATATGCGAGCGGGTAAGTGGCCAGAAGTATGAAACATTGTTACAGGAGTATGTTGCTAAGCCCTATCAGCTTACCAACACCACTACTGAACTCGCTGTGCACCAGCAGGAGCTACTGGCAACACCCTATCGAAAAGATGCCAGAAACATAGAGACAAAGCCTTTTATTATGGGTAAATTAACATCGGCAGGTGGTGTATACTCCAGCGTTGCAGATTTATCCAGACTGATGGCTGCGCAACTTGAGGCGTACAGAATGCTGGGACAAACGGAGGAGCAGAGCCCTTTGGTTCTGACAGACAGTGCAACTCCTGATAAGAAAGAGTATGGCTTTGGGCTGGTACGAAATGTAGATGAAAGAGGAGTACGCTATGGGCACGGAGGAGATTTGGATGGCTTTGCAAGTAGTTATGTGTTCGTGCCGGAGCATAATGTGGGCCTTCTGCTGCTTACTTCCAGTGGCGGGCGCTGGTTTGGTGCACTGGAAAAAGAACTTGTCATAAAGCTTGTTGCTGAGGCTAAACAGGCCAAAAACAAATCAGTGACAACACGCTAA
- a CDS encoding energy transducer TonB, whose protein sequence is MKQLKQTLLLLCFLLAGNLACAQVNSALVAKLRRIAEADQKYRGAVVERAAAAHGWRSKEVQEIWAKQASIDQANLVEIENIILKYGYPGKTAVGEQLSSTAFLIIQHSSQEVQEKYLPLLTQAAGKGELQWSSLALLIDRVKVGRGEPQTYGSQLAEDDAGVKLYPIEDEHNVNKRRAQVGLPPLEDYLRHWEIKYKLPTAAANPNPPDFYAQRSSAAEVKRHAAVKVIGGEEKLYQQLKYPAQARANHVKGKVLVEFVIDAAGNVKDAFVVQGLGHGCDEEALRIIKQAKFTNSTGHDHPRRMRVPCGE, encoded by the coding sequence ATGAAACAGCTAAAACAAACGTTGCTCCTGCTATGCTTTCTGCTGGCAGGGAATCTTGCCTGTGCCCAGGTAAATTCAGCGCTGGTCGCTAAACTTAGGCGCATAGCCGAGGCCGACCAGAAGTATAGAGGAGCTGTGGTAGAACGTGCCGCCGCTGCACATGGCTGGCGTTCAAAAGAGGTGCAGGAAATTTGGGCGAAGCAGGCAAGTATAGATCAAGCTAATTTAGTTGAAATCGAAAACATCATATTGAAGTATGGCTATCCAGGTAAGACTGCAGTAGGAGAGCAGTTAAGCTCAACCGCCTTTCTGATAATACAGCACAGTTCACAAGAGGTACAGGAGAAGTACCTGCCGCTTTTAACGCAAGCTGCCGGGAAAGGAGAGTTGCAGTGGTCATCACTCGCCTTGCTGATAGACCGGGTAAAAGTTGGGCGCGGAGAGCCGCAAACCTATGGCTCACAGCTAGCAGAGGATGATGCAGGTGTTAAGCTGTATCCTATCGAGGACGAGCACAATGTAAACAAAAGGCGGGCACAGGTTGGTTTGCCGCCGCTTGAAGATTACCTCAGGCATTGGGAAATCAAGTATAAACTGCCCACCGCTGCAGCCAATCCTAACCCGCCTGATTTTTATGCACAACGCAGCAGTGCCGCCGAGGTAAAGCGGCATGCCGCTGTTAAGGTGATCGGAGGAGAAGAGAAGCTGTATCAGCAGCTGAAGTATCCTGCCCAGGCTCGGGCCAACCATGTCAAAGGCAAGGTACTGGTGGAGTTTGTGATTGATGCCGCTGGCAACGTGAAAGATGCTTTTGTGGTGCAGGGGCTGGGGCACGGCTGCGATGAGGAGGCCTTACGCATTATAAAACAGGCTAAGTTTACAAACAGCACAGGTCACGACCATCCAAGAAGAATGAGGGTGCCTTGCGGAGAGTAG